The window CGGTGACCTTGAAGAGCTGCGAGGAATACGCGAGCGGTTGGATGGTGCCATTCCGACCGACGAGATTAATCTGGATCTTTTCGGGGTAGAGGAAGCCGCGGAAAAAGGCTTCGATACGGAACTTGAGGTTGGTGTTGTTCCAGATCGCCTTGTCCCGGTCAAATGCGATGGCGCGATACTCGCTATAGCTTAGTTTAGCAGCAACGTCAGGGATCTGGCGGTCGAGCGGCTGAAAGGGCCGCATGCTCAAGGCCTGAGCCTGTTTCTCGATCTCCTCAAAGGTGTTGGTTTGGGCGTGTGCGGCGGAAACGGCAAGGGTGGCTACGGCCCCCAGGGCGAAAAGGAATCTCACAACGAGGGGACGTTGCGGGGAATCCCGGCGGGAAACAAGGAGATTTCCGGGCGGTTTGTACTGAGACATTCATCAGGGATGTTTCATACTGCCTGGAATTCAGACTCGCACTCGCGGCATAGCCAGGCATCTTGTCGGCCATGAAGATCTACACCCGCACGGGAGACGACGGGACGACAGGAATCATCGGCGGCGGGCGCCTTTCCAAAGCTGACCTGCTCATCGAGGTGATCGGCGAGGTGGATGAACTTAACGCCTCACTCGGCGTTGCCCGCCTCGCGGTACTCTCCGGCGCCTCGCAACAGATCCTGCCACGTCTTCAGGACCTGCTGTTTCAAGTGGCGGCGGTGCTGGCCGATCCCAAGGGCGTTTTCGGGATGCACGTCGGGGAGGAAAACGTCTCCTCGATGGAGGAGGAAATGGATCGCCTCACGGCGGAACTGCCGGAATTGCGGAACTTTGTCCTGCCCGGTGGCAGCGCCGGAGCCGCACAACTGCATCTCTGCCGGACGGTATGTCGGCGGGCGGAGCGGCGGATAGCGCAACTTGCCCACGATCATCCTGTTCCTCCCGTGCTTCTTCACCTGATCAACCGTCTCTCGGACCTGCTCTTTACTCTGGCCCGGTACGAAAACAAAGTCGCGGGCACCGACGAAATCCTCTGGTCGGCGAAGTAAAGTCCGGGGCAGACTTGGAGCATGTCTGAGAAGCGCTGCCCCTGGTGTCTGGGTTCCGAGATTTACGAAGCCTACCATGATGAGGAATGGGGCGTCCCGGTACGGGACGATCTCGCGCTCTTTGAAATGCTCAACCTCGAGGGTGCGCAGGCGGGGCTTAGCTGGATCACCGTGCTGAAGAAGCGCGACACCTACCGCAAGGCATTTCACAATTTCGATCCCAAGCGGATCGTCAAATACACCGATCAGGATATCGCCCGCCTCATGGCCGATCCCGGGATCGTACGCAATCGGCTGAAGATTTATGCGGTGATCGAGAATGCGCGGCTCTATCTGGAGATGCAGAAGCAGGGCGTTTCCTTTAGCGAATACCTCTGGAGCTTTGTGGGAAACAAGCCGATCCAGAACAAGCTCGAGAGCCTGCGCGATGTCCAGCCAAGCACGCCAGAGTCCGATGCGATGAGCAAGGATCTGAAGAAACGGGGATTCAAATTCGTCGGAAGCACGATCTGCTACGCTTTCATGCAGGCGGTCGGCATGGTGAATGACCATTTGGTGACCTGTCCGCGCTACAAGCAGGTGGCAAAACTCAGCTAAACGCAGGGCTGGTCGCAGTCGAAGAGGTAACGATAGGAGCTTTCGTGCGCGGTTCTCGCAGGCCGGCAGGATGCCGGCCCTACGGGAATCCAAAGTGGCCAAGGCGGTTATTTGCCGGACTGTAATCGGGCGGCCTTTTCGATCAGAGTGAGAAACTCTGCGCGATAGCTGCCCGGGTCTTCGCCGAGGTTACGGCGTGCGATCTTCTGGATTTCGCTCCAGGAGAGGTCTCCTGCGTAGGGCGAGTTCCGCAGCTTCATGCCGAAGGCGGCTACGGCGGCGGCGAATTGGAGGTCCGCGCTCGCTTCGTCGAAAGCCACGGGCGTGTTTTTCACGGGTACTTCGATAAGCTTGCTCGTGTCGCCATCCGGGGCTTTGTAGCGGAGCTTGACCGTCAGCAGGTCGCCGGAGCTTTTTCTGTCGATCTCCGCAGCCGGTGCCGGTTCGGAGTATTTCAAGGGATCGACGCTCGGGCGGTTGGGCAGGGGCTGGCCCGCGGGCACCACTTCATACAGAGCGGTGACGGTATGACCTGCTCCGATCTCGCCCGCGTCCTTGCGGTCGTCGTTGAAGTCCTCCTTTGCGAGGATGCGGTTCTCGTACCCGATGAGCCGGTATCCGGCGACCTGGGCGGGGTTGAACTCGACCTGCACCTTCACATCCTTGGCGATGGTGAAGAGGGTGGAGTTCATCTGCTCCACGAGCACCTTGCGGCCTTCGGCGAAGGAATCGATGTAGGCGTAGTTGCCGTTTCCCTTGTCCGCGAGCTTCTCCATGGTGGAGTCCTTCAGATTGCCCTCGCCGAAGCCGAGGACGGAAAGAAAGACGCCCGAGGCGCGTTCTCGCTCGATGAGGTCGGTCAGGTCGCTCTGGTTGGTCACGCCGACATTGAAATCGCCATCCGTGCAGAGGATCACGCGATTGTTTCCTCCCTTGAGGAAGTTCTCGCGGGCCGTCTGGTAGGCGAGGGTGATGCCCTGCGCGCCATTGGTCGAGCCGCCAGCCTCCAGATTGTCGAGCGCCTCCAGGATGCGTGTCTTGTCCTTGCCCGGGGTGGAAGGCAATACGAGTCCGCTCGATCCAGCGTAGACCACGATGGCCACGCGGTCATCCGGTGCGAGGTTTTGCACCAGGGCCTTCAGGCTGCGCTTGAGGAGCGGCAGCTTGTTCGCCGGCTGCATGGAGCCCGACACGTCGATGAGGAAGACAAGGTTGGCTGGGCCGCGGTCGCCCTTGGCGATTTCCTGCCCTTTCAAGGCGATGCGGACGAGGTCATGCTGCGGAGCCCACGGAGCCTTGCTCACTTCCACGTTGACCGAGAACGGCTGGCCGTTGGTCGGCTGCGGATAATCGTAGCCGAAGTAATTCACCAGTTCCTCGATGCGCACGGCCCCGGCAGGAGGCAGTTGCTCGCTCTGGAGGAACCGGCGGACATTGGCGTAGCTCGCCGTATCCACATCGATCGAGAAGGTCGACAGCTCGTTGCCCTTGGTCTCGCGGAAGGGATTGTCCGCGATGGCGTCGTAGGTTTCGGTGTTGAACATCCCTCGCGCCTCGTTGATTGCCCGATCCCTGTACCGATCTTCATCCCTGACAGTCCCGGCTCGAGCGTCCAGTTGGTCTCTCGCCGCCCCTCGCGTCGCGGGAGCCTGAGAGGCAAAAAGACGCCCCACCAGTGGAACATTTCCGCTGACGATTTCCTTCGTCTTCTCAAGGTTGCCAGGTGCAGCTGTCATCGTTGCGGTTGGAACTGAGGGTGCCATCGATATTGTCACTGCAGCCGAAGCGGAGCCGTCGGCGAGGAGCTTTTTGCTGTTTTGCTCAAGTTCCTGAACCGGCAGATTATTGGCACTCAGTGCCATGGCGAGCGAATCACTCTTTGTCTGTTCCGCTGGCGTATCGGTCGCGGGAACTGTTTTGGCGACGTCGCCGAGAGCGGGGGGAGTGGCGGCTGCCGCCACCATCGTTTGCGGCTTTTCCGCGGCAACCTGGACCTCCTCGGCCTTTCTTTCCCGCCGAGCCTCAAGCTGGGCCAGCATGGCTGGCGAAGGTTTGGAAAGCGAAGCCGTAATGGCAGGCAGACTCATTGTTGCCAGGATGATTCCTCCCATGACCAGCGCGGCATAGGCGAGGACCCTTTGCACGGTCTGGCGTTGCTTCCTGTTCGTGCATTCGATGGCGCAGGCATTGCGCAGGTTCTCGCGCTGGCGATCCGTCAGGGTGTCCTCATCCCTGGGCAGCCCGGCCAGCCGGTCGCTCATTGCGATGGTCTGCTCCAGTTCGTGCTGGAGTTCCTCGCTGGCGGCGAGTTCGCGCTCGAATTCCTCGCAGTCTTTGCCGTGGAGTTCGCCGAGGGCGTATTGGGTGATGCGGAAATCTTCGGTTTTCATGATACGGCCTCCGTGTTTTCGCGGTTCCAGAGTTTGCGGAGGGTTTGGATCGCGGTGTGGAGTTGGACGCCCACGTTGGAAATGCTCATGCGGGTGGCCTCGCTCATTTCCTTGTAGCTGAGCCCGGCGTCGAATTTCAGTTGGATGAGCTCGCGTTGCTGGGGCGGGAGTTGGGAGACGAGTTTCTTGAGGAGCACCCCATCCTCGTTGGCCGAGACCTCGGCGGCGGGAGAGGGGGAATCCGACGGCTGCTCTTCGCTGAGCGCCCCATCCGGGAAGCGCAGAACCTTTCGCTGATGATCGAGCGCGCAGTTGCGGCAGACGAAGAACAGCCAGGGGGCGAGGCGTTTTTCCAGCGCTCGCACGTCCTGTCTGCTCAGGCGCAGAAATGTCTCCTGCACCGCATCGCGGGCGGATTCCAGGTCACCCGTTATGCCCTTGGCATAGCTGATGAGGGGGCGTTCGTAGCGCTCCAGAGCGTGGTCGATGATTTCTTCCGGAGACATGGGTTTCTATCCGGTCAACGCACGAGCCGGATTTTTCTTAATGCCTTTTTGGAAAAAATTCGCGCCGGGTCAACGCCGGAGGCGTCGCATGACCTTGCTCCCGACGGCATTCCAGGCGGAGGAAACTTCCTCAACCCGGAATATCAGGCAGACGAGGACGTAGCCTGCGGCCGCCAGCGCGATCAGGGACATGATGGAGGCGATTTTGATGAGGAGATGCGGCGAGTAAATCCACTCGTGTCCGTAATGCACGCCTGCCCACGCCAACGCCCCGAGTGCCGCCGAGGCAAGGCCACAGCGAATGAGCGTCGAAATCATCCGGGTGGTATGCAGCGTACCTGCCTCCCTGTGCATCAGGAGGTAGAGTGTGCCGAAGTTCAGCGTGGCCGCGATTGTCGTGGAAAGTGCGAGCCCCTTGTGGCCGAACTTCCAATGAACGATGAACAAATAGTTAAGAAAGGCATTCACTCCGATGGACGCAAAACTCACTATCATGGGAGTCCACTTCCGGTCGATGGCGTAAAAGGCTGGAGAAAGCACCTTGATGCAGGAATAAGCCACCAATCCCATCGCGTAGAACTGAAGCGCGATGGCCGTCTGAAGGGTGTCGTAATGATGAAACTGGCCGCGCTCGTAGATGAGCCCGATGATTGGCTCTGCGAGGAAATAAAGCCCGACTGCTGAAGGAAGGGTGAGGAAGATCGCGAGCCGCATGGCCTTGCCGAGGGTGGGGCCGAACTCTGAGCGATCCTCGTGTGCTGCGATGCGTGCGATGACAGGGAGAGTGATCGTCGCCACGGCCACTCCGAAAATGCCAATCGGCAGCTGCATGAAACGAAATGCAAAGTTCAGCCATGCCACGGCGCCTGTACTGACCTTCGTAGCAAAGCCGGTATTGATCATGACATTGATCTGCACCGCGCTGGCCGCGATCACGGAGGGAACCATGAGGACGAGGATGCTGCGAATGCCCGGGTCCCGCCACCTGAAGTCTGGCTTGAAGCGGAACCCTACTGCTTTGAGACTCGGAAACTGGATGACGAGTTGAAGAAACCCTCCAATCAAAGTGCCGATGGCGAGGCCGATCAGGGCTGTTTCGCCAAATTTCGGGTCGAGCATCCACCCCAAAACGACACCACCAACAATGGAGCCGATATTGAAAAAGCTCGATGCCATGGCAGGAACGCCGAAGACGTTTTTTGCATTCAGCATTCCCATGACCAAGGCAGCCAGGGAAACGAGCAGAATGAAAGGATACATGACCTGGGTGAGCAGAACCGTGAGATGCCGATCTGCCTGGTTCAGACCCGGAGCCAGCAGCCAGATAAATTGATCGGCAAAGACAATACCTAGGATGCTGACAATGCTCATAAAGATGACGGCGATTGTCATCATTTTGCCAGCCAGTTCCCACGCAGACTTATCGCCCTCGCGTTCGATCTTCTTGGAAAATACCGTAATGAAGGCGGTCGATAGAGCTCCTTCGGCGAAGAGGTCGCGGAGGAGGTTGGGAGCCCGGAATGCGATGGTGAAGATACCCATCAAAGTGGTCCCGAACAGACCGGCAAAAAGCATCTCGCGGATCAGCCCGAGCACCCGCGAGCACATGACGGCGACGGCAACGACACCGCTCGCCTTCGTATTGAGCTTGTTACTCACGCGCGGCAGCCTTGCGTAAACGCTCCATGATCGCAACGCCCAAACCCTCCTCGGGGACGGAATCAGCGACGATCAAATCGAGGCCGGCTTCATCGAGCCGACGCATGGCGGCGTAGAGATTGGTTGCGGCCTCCTCGAGGTTGACGGATTCGCTCAGCCGCTCGACATGGGCATATCCTTCGCCGGCGGAATCCCAGGCGAGCAGGCCATGACGGGGGCCGGGCACGACAGGGCCGAAGACCAGCGGGGTACGCGGAGCGTAGTGACTCTTGAGCGTACCGGGAGCACTCACCTCGGTATTACCTGAGACGAGCGGACCAAAGGCGGCCAACTGTCGATCTGTGATCGGGCCGTGGCGCAAAATGCGCAGTCCATCCTCCTGCACGAGAACGATGGTGGACTCGACGCCGTGATTGCATGGACCGCCGTCGACGATGAGGCGGATGCGGCCATTGAGTTCGGAAAGCACGTGTTCAGGCGCGGTCGGGCTGATGCGGCCAAAGCGGTTGGCGCTTGGCGCGGCGATGGGGCGGCCAAATTCCTCGGCGACCTCCTGGAAGACCGGGTGCGCGCTCCAGCGAATCGCCACGGTATCCTGCCCGGCCGTTACGAGATCGGGAACGATGGCCGTGCGCGGTAGTACGAGAGTGAGAGGCCCCGGCCAGAAGGCGTCGGCCAGAGCCTGGGCTATGGGCGAAAGAACGGCGATGCGATCCGCCCACGCCCGATTCGGCAGATGAACGATCAGCGGGTCGTAAAGCGGGCGGTCCTTGGCTTGGAAGACCTTGGCGCAGGCGAGGGGCGCGAGCGCGTCGCAGCCCAACCCGTAAACGGTTTCGGTGGGCAGGGCGACGAGTTCGCCTCGATTGAGCAGGTCCACCGCCTCGGCAATGGCGGTCGGACCACTGTGGATGCGCGTGATAATCAAGGCTCGAGCGTGCTTCCGAGGACTGCGTCGGTCTGATCCTGGCGAAATTTTTCCAACCTCGCATCCAGTTCGGGAAATTCGCGTGCCAGTTGGGCCACGGCAAAGAGTGCGGCGTTCTTAGCCCCGGCGACGCCGATGGCAAAGGTCGCGACGGGAATACCCGCGGGCATCTGCACGATAGAGAGCAGGGAATCCATTCCGCTCAAGGCCTTGCTTTGTACCGGCACTCCAAGCACCGGAATGATCGTATGCGCTGCGAGCATCCCGGGCAGATGGGCCGCACCGCCTGCACCGGCAATGATGGCGCGGAGGCCACGCTCCTTGGCGGTCTTGGCGTAGTCAACCAGCAAATCCGGGGTACGGTGGGCGGAAACCACTCGGGATTCGTGCGCCACTCCAAAGCTCTCCAGAATCAGTGAAGCTTCCTTTAAAGTCGCCCAATCGGACGTACTTCCCATCACAACTCCAATTAATGGCGCGCTTTGGCCCAAAGATTGCTGCATATTTTGACGAAATTGTTGCCAAGTGCCGTTTGACGCACCCTGATGCCGGGCCATTATGCGCCACGGAGCAGGGACTTCACCCGGATTGGCTCGTAATTAGCAGACGTATATGGCCAGAGGAACAGTAAAGTGGTTTAACGAGAAGAAGGGCTTCGGGTTCATTGTGGACCCCGCAGTCAACGGAGACATCTTCGTGCACTTCTCGGTGATTCAGACAAAGGGATTCCGCACACTTAAGGAAGGGGAGGAAGTCGAATACGAACTTTACGAAGATCAAAAAGGTTCACGCGCCAAGAACGTTGTGAGAGTCTAGTGGGGTGCTACCCAACATTGTCTTGATCGGTTTCATGGGCTGCGGAAAGTCCTCTGTAGGTCGTCGTCTCGCCGGCCTGACGGGACATCGCTTCCTTGATACCGACGACTTGATCGCGCAGGCAGAGGGGCGATCAATACCGGAAATCTTTGCCGCTGAGGGAGAAGCATATTTTCGCGACGTCGAGCACAGGGTGCTTTCGGAGCAGGTGGGTATCTGCGGTCTGGTTTTGTCTACGGGTGGCGGTCTGGTTTTGCGCCCCGAGAACCGCGAAATTCTGCGCCGCCTCGGTGTGGTGGCGTGGCTGGATGCAGACCGCGAGGCATTGTTTGAGCGCGCGACCCGCACCGGCAAGCGCCCCTTGCTCCAAACCGACAACCCTCGCGAAACCTTTTTTCGTCTGCTCGATGAACGCCTTTCCGTTTACCAGGAAGTGGCCGATTTTCGGGTGGATTCCACCAACCTTTCGCACGATGAAGCTGCTCAGAGCCTCTTGGATGGGGCATTGCGAGAGGGGCGACGTTTTGAATATTGACGCTACTCGGCTCTAGCGTGTCTATTAAAGGTACTTATTTTACGCACCCAAACATCATACAAAAACACACATGGCAACAATCGGCATTAATGGATTCGGACGCATCGGACGTCTCGTCTTTCGGGCAATCGTGGAACAGGGCCTTCTTGAGAAGGGCTTCAAAGTCGTAGCCGTCAACGACCTCGTGCCGGCAGACAACCTCGCTTACCTGGTCAAGTACGACTCCATCCAGGGCGGGTTCAAGGGCGAAGTTTACAGCGAAAAGTCCAGCGAGTCCCTCGCTGAGGACGACACGCTCGTGGTCAACGGCCACAAGATCAAGTGCCTCGCCGTCAAGGAAGGCCCGGCTGCTCTCCCGTGGAAAGACCTCGGCGTGGACATCGTGATCGAGTCGACCGGTCTCTTCACCGACGCGGCGAAGGCCAAGGGTCACCTCGACGCAGGCGCCAAGAAGGTCATCATCTCGGCTCCGGCCAAGGGTGAAGACATCACCATCGTCGTCGGCGTGAACAACGAGAAGTACGACGCCAGCCAGCACAACATCATCTCCAACGCGAGCTGCACGACGAACTGTCTCGCCCCGGTCGTCCACGTCCTCCTCAAGGAAGGCTTTGGCATCGAGGAAGGTCTCATGACCACCGTGCACAGCTACACCGCCACCCAGAAGACGGTGGACGGTCCTTCCCGCAAGGATTGGAAGGGTGGCCGCAGCGCTGCGATCAACATCATCCCGAGCACGACCGGCGCCGCCAAGGCTGTCGCCCTCGTCTGCCCGGAGGTCAAGGGCAAGCTCACGGGCATGTCCTTCCGCGTTCCCACGCCGACCGTTTCCGTCGTCGACCTCACCGTCAAGACCACGAAGCAGACCAGCTACAAGGAAATCTGCGAGGCCATGAAGAAGGCCAGCGAGACCTACCTCAAGGGCATCCTCGGCTACACCACGGACGAGGTCGTCTCCAGCGACTTCATCCACGACACCCGCTCGAGCATCTTTGATGCGGGCAGCGGCATCGAGCTGAACAGCAACTTCTTCAAGCTCGTCAGCTGGTACGACAACGAATGGGGTTACAGCAACCGCTGCGTCGACCTGCTCAAGCAGATCGCCGGCTAAATTCTACAATGATTTGGGGCGGCCTTGAGCCGCCCCTTTTCTTTTATGGCAAAAAAATCGATTACTGACGTCTCCCTCAAAGGCCGTCGCGTGGTCATGCGTGTGGACTTCAATGTCCCGCAGGACAAGGCGACCGGCGCGATTACGAATCCGGCCCGCATCACCGCGGCCCTGCCGACCATCAACTACATCCTCGACCAGGGCGGCTCCGTCGTCCTCATGAGCCATCTCGGACGCCCCGATGGCAAGAAGGTCGAGAAATACACACTCAAGCCCGTGGCGGAGAAGCTCTCCGAACTCCTCGGCAAGCCGGTCAAGTTCCTCTCCGACTGTGTCGGACCCGAGGTGGAAAAGGCCGTGTCCGAACTCCAGCCCGGCGAAGTCGCTCTCCTGGAAAACCTCCGCTTCCATATCGAGGAAGAGGGCAAAGCCAAGAACGAAGACGGCACCTCGACGAAGGCCGATCCGGCCAAGGTCGCGGAGTTCCGCGCCTCGCTGACGAAGCTCGGCGATGTATACGCCAACGACGCCTTTGGCACCGCGCACCGCGCCCACTCCTCCGTGGTCGGAGTCGACCTGCCCGACAAGGTGGCCGGTTTCCTCATGCAGAAGGAACTCGACGCCTTCGCCGCAGTCCTCGACAACCCGAAGCGCCCGCTCCTCGCCATCCTCGGCGGAGCCAAGGTTGCCGACAAGATCCCGCTCATCCGCAACCTCCTCGACATCGCCAACGAAATCATCATCGGCGGTGGCATGGCCTACACCTTCAAGAAGGTGCTCAACAACATGGAGATCGCCAACAGCCTCTTCGACGCCGAAGGCGCGAAGATCGTTGCCGAGCTCGTGGAGAAGGCCAAGGAAAAGGGTGTGAAGATTCACCTGCCGGTCGATTTCATCGCCGCCTCCAAGTTTGACCCCGAGGCTGAGACCAAAGTCGTGACCGATGCCGAAGGCATCCCGGAAGGCTGGATGGGTCTCGATGTAGGCCCGAAGAGCAATGAGCTCTTCACCGAGGTCATCCTCGGCGCAAAGACGATCGTCTGGAACGGCCCGGCGGGCGTGTTCGAGTTTGACCGCTTCGCCGAAGGCACCAAGGCCATGGCCGCTGCCATTGCCAAGGCTACGGAAGCCGGGGCTATCTCGGTGGTCGGCGGTGGCGACACAGCCACGGCCGCCAAGAAATTCAAGGTCGTCGACAAGGTCAGCCACGCCTCGACCGGCGGTGGCGCTTCGCTCGAACTCCTCGAGGGCAAGGTCCTCCCGGGCGTTGCCAACCTGAACGACAAATAATTCCCTGAAAGTTTCCCGATCCGGCATTCCTTATGCGGAGTGCCGGTGAGGAAACGCCTTACGCATGCGCAAGAAAATCATCGCAGCCAACTGGAAGATGAACATGACCATCGGAGAAGCTGAGAGCTTCCTGAAGGACTTTCGTCTTGAGATCGAGGAAGTCACCGGAGTGGAGATCGTCATCGCACCTCCCTTCACAGCCCTGCCGAAGCTCTCCGAGCTTCTCGGCGGATCGCAGAAGGTGCGCCTCGGAGCCCAGAATTTCTATTTCGAGAAAAGCGGAGCCTATACGGGCGAGATCAGCGCGGCCATGCTGCGCGACCTCTTCGTTCGCTACGTCATCATCGGCCACAGCGAGCGTCGCCAGATCTTTGGCGAGACCGATTCCTTCATTAACAAGAAGGTGCTCGCCGCCCATGCCTCCGAGCTGAAACCCATCCTCTGCGTCGGTGAGACGTTGGAGGAGCGTGAAGCCGGCAAGGAAAAGCAGGTCCTTGAGACCCAGCTTCGCGGCGGTCTCGCGGGAGTTTCCGCTGAGCAGCTCGTCGAGACCGTGATCGCCTATGAACCCGTGTGGGCCATTGGCACTGGCAAGACGGCGACCTCCGCCCAGGCCCAGGACGCCCACGCCCACGTGCGTGCGGTGTTGGCCGAGCTCACCGATGCCGCCACGGCGGACAAGGTGCGCATCCAGTACGGTGGCAGCGTGAAGCCCGCCAATGCACTGGAGCTTCTCAGCCAGCCCGACATCGACGGCGCTCTCGTCGGCGGTGCGAGCCTGGAGGCTCGGGGCTTTGCCGAGATCGTGAAGGCCGGAGTCCCAGCCTAAGCGGCTTTACCAGTCAGCTTAACTTTTACCCAGATAGCGGGCGAAGAAGTCTGCTATCTGGGTTTCTGTTTTTTTGTCGGGAGGGAATCCATGCCCGGCATCGGGCAGGAGTATCATCTCCGACTTCGCTCCTGCTTTTTGGTAGGCTTCGTTCAATACCGTGCTTTGCGAGACGGGCACCAGACGGTCTTTTTCGCCGTGGATGAGGAGAATGGGCGGGCTGTCGGCTGTCACGTATTCCAACGGGCTGGCAGCGCGGGCCAACGCCGCCTTTTCGGCAACGGAGCCACCCAGGAGCTTTGCGACGAGGTTGTCGACGCGTGTGCGCAGGGGGAAGGGGACAATGGTCGTGAGATCGGTCGGCGGATAGAGTGCACAGATTGCCTTGAACGTGTTTTTTGGCAGTGAGGCAGATTCGCTGCCCGGGTAGGTTTGTGAGGGAGCCAGCCCAAGCAAGAGCGCAAGGTGACCTCCAGCCGAACCTCCTGCCAGGCCAATACGTTGCGGGTTGATCTGGAGTTCCTTGGCATGGGCGAGCATCCAGGCGGCTGCATCCCGGACGTCGTCGATCTGTGCGGGAAATGTCGCGGCGTTTGTGAGGCGATAATCCGGGCTGACCACGAGATATCCTGCTTTTACGAGTTCCGGGGCGAGCCAGCTGAAGTGGCGCGATCCCTGGCTCCATCCGCCACCGTGAATGCAGAGCACCGCGGGATATCCGGCCGAGGGAGGGGGAGTTGACGGGCGAAAGATATCGAGCCGCAGTTGCTGGCCGGAACGTTGGGCGAAAATTGCTTCACCGGAGTCGGCTCGCCCATTCGAAAAGCCAAGGGCGGCGACAAAAAGAACCCAAGGGAAAAACCTTCGGCAATTCATGGCGGATCATACGCCCTCCGCAGCCTTTCTTCAAGATGAAGGCTAGGGCGTAAAGACCGCGGTTATTGTTTCGCGAGCGAGTTCGCTGGCTACGCTGATGACCTCGGGTTTACCGCTGACGATTGTGATAGCGGTGCGGACATTGGGAGCGTGGAGCTCGCTTTGCCCATCGGGCCAGGTAGCGCAGGCTTGGTAGGCTCGCAAAAGATGTGCCCAGCCAAGGAGTGGCACGGGGGCGGAGGTGAACGGACCGCTCCAGCCAAATCTCGCCAGCTTGCCGCTTGCAGTCAGATTGCCATAAGGAGCCAGATCAAGGGAGAGAATCGGCTTGGGAGTACCCTTGAAAAGATGTACCTGCACTTGCCCATCCACGGCTCGGGCAAAAACTGCCTCGCAATGCAGTGTCGTGTCGGCGCGCTGCCATCGGATGCTGGCATTTTGGGAAACCTCGGCGCGAAATGGATGATCCGGCTTGGTGGCGACACATCCCGTCAGACAAAGGACGGTCAAGGCAAGGAGCGCGCGGGCGATCATGACCGGGGAACGAGTGTCAGGCGCGGACAAATCGGTACGATTCGTTGCAGGCGAACGATAAGCTGAAACAGCCAGAGCCTCCAACGCAGGCTGAAAGATTTGCCCATGTTTCCGGCGAGGACGGCATTAACAGCCGGAACTACTTCAAAGAATTCGCGTGGAGCGAGAACAGTTTCGACGAA of the Terrimicrobium sacchariphilum genome contains:
- a CDS encoding cob(I)yrinic acid a,c-diamide adenosyltransferase, which codes for MKIYTRTGDDGTTGIIGGGRLSKADLLIEVIGEVDELNASLGVARLAVLSGASQQILPRLQDLLFQVAAVLADPKGVFGMHVGEENVSSMEEEMDRLTAELPELRNFVLPGGSAGAAQLHLCRTVCRRAERRIAQLAHDHPVPPVLLHLINRLSDLLFTLARYENKVAGTDEILWSAK
- a CDS encoding DNA-3-methyladenine glycosylase I; this encodes MSEKRCPWCLGSEIYEAYHDEEWGVPVRDDLALFEMLNLEGAQAGLSWITVLKKRDTYRKAFHNFDPKRIVKYTDQDIARLMADPGIVRNRLKIYAVIENARLYLEMQKQGVSFSEYLWSFVGNKPIQNKLESLRDVQPSTPESDAMSKDLKKRGFKFVGSTICYAFMQAVGMVNDHLVTCPRYKQVAKLS
- a CDS encoding VWA domain-containing protein, encoding MKTEDFRITQYALGELHGKDCEEFERELAASEELQHELEQTIAMSDRLAGLPRDEDTLTDRQRENLRNACAIECTNRKQRQTVQRVLAYAALVMGGIILATMSLPAITASLSKPSPAMLAQLEARRERKAEEVQVAAEKPQTMVAAAATPPALGDVAKTVPATDTPAEQTKSDSLAMALSANNLPVQELEQNSKKLLADGSASAAVTISMAPSVPTATMTAAPGNLEKTKEIVSGNVPLVGRLFASQAPATRGAARDQLDARAGTVRDEDRYRDRAINEARGMFNTETYDAIADNPFRETKGNELSTFSIDVDTASYANVRRFLQSEQLPPAGAVRIEELVNYFGYDYPQPTNGQPFSVNVEVSKAPWAPQHDLVRIALKGQEIAKGDRGPANLVFLIDVSGSMQPANKLPLLKRSLKALVQNLAPDDRVAIVVYAGSSGLVLPSTPGKDKTRILEALDNLEAGGSTNGAQGITLAYQTARENFLKGGNNRVILCTDGDFNVGVTNQSDLTDLIERERASGVFLSVLGFGEGNLKDSTMEKLADKGNGNYAYIDSFAEGRKVLVEQMNSTLFTIAKDVKVQVEFNPAQVAGYRLIGYENRILAKEDFNDDRKDAGEIGAGHTVTALYEVVPAGQPLPNRPSVDPLKYSEPAPAAEIDRKSSGDLLTVKLRYKAPDGDTSKLIEVPVKNTPVAFDEASADLQFAAAVAAFGMKLRNSPYAGDLSWSEIQKIARRNLGEDPGSYRAEFLTLIEKAARLQSGK
- a CDS encoding RNA polymerase sigma factor produces the protein MSPEEIIDHALERYERPLISYAKGITGDLESARDAVQETFLRLSRQDVRALEKRLAPWLFFVCRNCALDHQRKVLRFPDGALSEEQPSDSPSPAAEVSANEDGVLLKKLVSQLPPQQRELIQLKFDAGLSYKEMSEATRMSISNVGVQLHTAIQTLRKLWNRENTEAVS
- the murJ gene encoding murein biosynthesis integral membrane protein MurJ, whose protein sequence is MSNKLNTKASGVVAVAVMCSRVLGLIREMLFAGLFGTTLMGIFTIAFRAPNLLRDLFAEGALSTAFITVFSKKIEREGDKSAWELAGKMMTIAVIFMSIVSILGIVFADQFIWLLAPGLNQADRHLTVLLTQVMYPFILLVSLAALVMGMLNAKNVFGVPAMASSFFNIGSIVGGVVLGWMLDPKFGETALIGLAIGTLIGGFLQLVIQFPSLKAVGFRFKPDFRWRDPGIRSILVLMVPSVIAASAVQINVMINTGFATKVSTGAVAWLNFAFRFMQLPIGIFGVAVATITLPVIARIAAHEDRSEFGPTLGKAMRLAIFLTLPSAVGLYFLAEPIIGLIYERGQFHHYDTLQTAIALQFYAMGLVAYSCIKVLSPAFYAIDRKWTPMIVSFASIGVNAFLNYLFIVHWKFGHKGLALSTTIAATLNFGTLYLLMHREAGTLHTTRMISTLIRCGLASAALGALAWAGVHYGHEWIYSPHLLIKIASIMSLIALAAAGYVLVCLIFRVEEVSSAWNAVGSKVMRRLRR
- a CDS encoding L-threonylcarbamoyladenylate synthase; protein product: MIITRIHSGPTAIAEAVDLLNRGELVALPTETVYGLGCDALAPLACAKVFQAKDRPLYDPLIVHLPNRAWADRIAVLSPIAQALADAFWPGPLTLVLPRTAIVPDLVTAGQDTVAIRWSAHPVFQEVAEEFGRPIAAPSANRFGRISPTAPEHVLSELNGRIRLIVDGGPCNHGVESTIVLVQEDGLRILRHGPITDRQLAAFGPLVSGNTEVSAPGTLKSHYAPRTPLVFGPVVPGPRHGLLAWDSAGEGYAHVERLSESVNLEEAATNLYAAMRRLDEAGLDLIVADSVPEEGLGVAIMERLRKAAARE
- the purE gene encoding 5-(carboxyamino)imidazole ribonucleotide mutase, which gives rise to MQQSLGQSAPLIGVVMGSTSDWATLKEASLILESFGVAHESRVVSAHRTPDLLVDYAKTAKERGLRAIIAGAGGAAHLPGMLAAHTIIPVLGVPVQSKALSGMDSLLSIVQMPAGIPVATFAIGVAGAKNAALFAVAQLAREFPELDARLEKFRQDQTDAVLGSTLEP